One window from the genome of Nicotiana sylvestris chromosome 9, ASM39365v2, whole genome shotgun sequence encodes:
- the LOC138877217 gene encoding cytochrome P450 71D7-like — MVIKETFRLHPLLPLLIPRKCREETDLNGYTIQLKTKVIVNVWAMGIDPKYWDDVESFKLKRFEHNSMDYIGNNYEYFPFGSGRRICPGMSFGLANVYFSLAQLLYHFDWKLPTGINPSELDLTKAAGAACARKNDLHFITSISFNNPSSHVNSATVDARLMYSASAELLEIVVYFFNFHEIRDSPSLIK, encoded by the coding sequence ATGGTCATTAAAGAAACTTTCAGACTCCATCCTCTACTACCTCTTTTGATTCCAAGAAAATGTAGAGAAGAAACAGACTTAAACGGCTACACTATTCAATTGAAAACAAAAGTCATTGTTAATGTTTGGGCAATGGGAATAGATCCAAAATATTGGGATGATGTAGAAAGCTTTAAACTTAAGAGATTTGAACACAACTCTATGGATTATATTGGTAATAATTATGAATATTTTCCCTTTGGTAGCGGAAGGAGAATTTGCCCTGGAATGTCATTTGGTTTAGCAAATGTTTATTTTTCACTGGCTCAATTGTTGTATCACTTTGACTGGAAACTCCCAACCGGAATCAATCCAAGTGAATTGGACTTGACTAAGGCGGCTGGAGCAGCTTGTGCTAGAAAGAATGACCTACACTTTATCACATCAATTTCTTTTAATAACCCCAGTAGCCATGTTAATTCAGCAACAGTAGATGCTAGACTCATGTATTCTGCTTCAGCAGAACTTCTTGAGATTGTagtctatttcttcaatttccatgaAATCAGGGATTCTCCTAGCTTGATTAAGTAG